AGCGAGGCCACTCAGCTGATCAATCGTGAAGACGCCATCGTAGTCGATATCCGCGAGGCGAACGACTTCAAGGCGGGTCACATCGCGGGTGCCAGAAACATCCCTCAGAGCCGCCTCGACGACCGCATCACTGAGCTCGAGAAGTCGAAGGCCAAGCCGATCATCGTGGTCTGCAAGCATGGGCAGTCCTCGGGCATGGCCCAGGCCAAATTGACCAAGGCCGGCTTCGAGCGCGTCTACAAGCTCAGAGGTGGCATGATGCAGTGGCAGACCGACGGGCTGCCGCTGGTGAAGAAATAGTAACGCCTTACACACTCACGACAGGCAGTTAAGGAAATTTCAGCATGGCCGAAGAGAACAATCAGACCGAAGCTGGTGCTCAGGGCGCCGGCCAGCAGAACTCGCCGCAGGTACAGTTCTCGCTGCAGCGGATCTACGTCAAGGATATCTCCTTCGAGTCGCCGAACGCGCCGGCGGTATTCCAGCAGCCGTTCAAGCCCAAGGTCGGCCTCGATCTGAACACCACCAGCAGCCAGATCGGTGACGATACCTACGAGGTGGTGGTCAAGGTCACGGCTCAGGTGTCGCACAGCGAATCGGGCCAGACCTCGTTTCTGGTCGAGGTCGAGCAGGCCGGCATGTTCCGCATTGGCGGCCTCGAAGGGCAGCAGCTCGAGCACACCCTGGGCGCGTTCTGCCCCAACGTGCTGTTCCCCTACGCCCGCGAGTGCATCGACAACCTGGTCAGCCGTGGTGGCTTCCCGCCGCTGATGCTGGCGCCGGTCAACTTCGAGGCGATGTACGCCCAGAAGAAGAAGCGTGAAAGCCAGGCCAGCCCGACCGAGCAGTAAGCGCTCGCCGCCTCAGCGCGTTGCGCGAGGTTTGGCATGAGCGGCCCGCGTATACACGTCGCCGCCGACTTCACCGTCGGCGGCGACGTCGTGTTGCCCGAAGGGCCGGCGGGACATGTGGCGCGGGTGCTGCGTATGCGCGAAGGCGCGACGCTCACCCTGTTCGACGGTCATGGCCAAGAGGCGCAAGCGGTGCTGGTCGAGGCGGGTCGCAAACGTGTGGTGGTGCGCATCGAGTCGACGGCCAGTGGCCGGGGCGAATCACCGCTTGCGGTACATCTCGGCCAGGCAATCTCCAAGGGCGATCGCATGGATTACGCGATCCAGAAAGCCGTCGAATTGGGTGTCGCCGTTATTACCCCGCTCTATACCGAGCATGGCGACGTGCGGCTCAAAGGCGAACGTGAGATGAAAAAACTCGCTCACTGGCAGGGCGTGGCGGCGAGTGCCTGCGAGCAGTGCGGACGCGCCACGATCCCGCCCATTCTTCCCCCGCAGCTACTCGACGACTGGCTGGCCGAACGCGACGAGCCGCTGCGTCTGGTACTGCACCCTGCCACCGACGGCGCCTTCGAGACGGCCGAGACGCCTGCCGGCGTTGCGCTGTTGATCGGCCCGGAAGGGGGGCTATCCCGCGGCGAAGTCGATGCCGCTCAGGCCGCCGGCTTCTCTCCTCTTACCCTTGGCCCGCGCATCCTGCGCACTGAAACCGCTCCTGTGGTAGCGCTCTCTCTGTTGCAGTATCGATTTGGTGATATTTAGCTGGCGTTGGGCTTCCTTAACCTTGAGTGATTTTGTCATGTCTGATGCATCACGGGATCGAACCCACCGCGACGCGCCAACAGCCGAGGTCGGCCAGGTGGCCTACCTCGAGGTGGTCACGGTCAACGATACCGGCGCCTTCCTCGCCTGGGGCAGGCCCAAGGATCTGCTGCTGCCCTATGGCGAACAGCGCTTTCGTCCCACCCTAGGCAAGCGGGTGCTGGTGATGATCAACGTCGATGACCGTGGGCGTCCGGTGGCCTCGCAACGCCTCGACCGCTTCATCAAGGATGAGGCCGAAGGGCTCGCCGCGGGCGATGGGGTGACGCTGGTGATCGCCGAGCGTACCGATCTGGGGCTCAAGGCGGTGGTCAATCATCGCTACTGGGGCGTGCTCTACCAAGACGAACTGACTCGCATGCCTCGGCGCGGCGATCGCCTGCAGGGGTATGTGAAACGTGTGCGCGACGACGGCCGGCTCGATCTCGCGCTGCTGCCACCGGGCTCGGCGCGCCTCGATGTGGTCGGCGACAAGGTGCTGGCCGTGCTTACCCGTGCAGGGGGGTACCTGGCACTCTCCGACAAGAGTGCGCCCGAGGAGATCAAGGCGCGGTTGGGGGTGAGCAAGAGCGCCTTCAAGCAGGCGATCGGGCGTCTCTACAAGCAGCGCCGCATCGTGATCGAGGAGGCGGGTATTCGCCTGGTCGAAGAGGGCGAGCAGGGGTAGTCGACCGCTTGGTCTCCCCTTCGGGCTGCGTCATACTGCGCTCATCATTTCCCATTGTGGAC
This DNA window, taken from Halomonas sp. TA22, encodes the following:
- a CDS encoding rhodanese-like domain-containing protein, coding for MIDQLFEFVQNHPLLVGAFLLVLTAWIAYEVKGSSASGVTSSEATQLINREDAIVVDIREANDFKAGHIAGARNIPQSRLDDRITELEKSKAKPIIVVCKHGQSSGMAQAKLTKAGFERVYKLRGGMMQWQTDGLPLVKK
- the secB gene encoding protein-export chaperone SecB, with translation MAEENNQTEAGAQGAGQQNSPQVQFSLQRIYVKDISFESPNAPAVFQQPFKPKVGLDLNTTSSQIGDDTYEVVVKVTAQVSHSESGQTSFLVEVEQAGMFRIGGLEGQQLEHTLGAFCPNVLFPYARECIDNLVSRGGFPPLMLAPVNFEAMYAQKKKRESQASPTEQ
- a CDS encoding 16S rRNA (uracil(1498)-N(3))-methyltransferase → MSGPRIHVAADFTVGGDVVLPEGPAGHVARVLRMREGATLTLFDGHGQEAQAVLVEAGRKRVVVRIESTASGRGESPLAVHLGQAISKGDRMDYAIQKAVELGVAVITPLYTEHGDVRLKGEREMKKLAHWQGVAASACEQCGRATIPPILPPQLLDDWLAERDEPLRLVLHPATDGAFETAETPAGVALLIGPEGGLSRGEVDAAQAAGFSPLTLGPRILRTETAPVVALSLLQYRFGDI
- a CDS encoding S1 RNA-binding domain-containing protein; protein product: MSDASRDRTHRDAPTAEVGQVAYLEVVTVNDTGAFLAWGRPKDLLLPYGEQRFRPTLGKRVLVMINVDDRGRPVASQRLDRFIKDEAEGLAAGDGVTLVIAERTDLGLKAVVNHRYWGVLYQDELTRMPRRGDRLQGYVKRVRDDGRLDLALLPPGSARLDVVGDKVLAVLTRAGGYLALSDKSAPEEIKARLGVSKSAFKQAIGRLYKQRRIVIEEAGIRLVEEGEQG